The Kocuria turfanensis genome contains the following window.
CGCATGGGCACAGTCCTTCGGGATATGCGGTCAGCGGTCGGCCGGGGAGGTGTCCCCGAGCACGTAGGTCTTCAGGTCGGCGAGCGTCTGCTGCATGTGCTCGTCCATGGCCTGCCGGGCCCGGGCGGGGTCGGCGGAGGCCAGCGCGGAGACGATCTTGCGGTGCTCGGCGATGGCGTGGGCCTGGATCTCCGGGACCCGGGAGGTCTGGGCCCGCCGCTCCGTGAGCACCCGGTGCAGCGGTTCGAACAGCACCGCGATGAACACGTTGCCCGAGGCCTGCAGGATCCGCTCGTGGAAGCGCAGGTCGGCGGTCACGAAGGCCGCCACGTCCCGGGCGCGGTGGGCGTCCTCCATGGCGTCGGCGTCCCGGGCCATCCCGTCCAGCTCCTCGGCGGAGAGCCGCCCGGCGGCCAGCTCGCAGGCGCCGGTCTCCAGGAAGCGGCGCAGCTCGATCAGCTGCACGGCCGCCGCCGCGTCGTCCTGTCCCTCCGAGACCGCCCGGATCACGGCGTCGAGGGACGCCCACCGGGACACGGGGTTCACGAACGTGCCGCGCCCGCGCTCCACGCGCAGGATGCGCTGGGCGCCCAGGGTCTTGATCGCCTCCCGCACCGTCATGCGGCTGACCTGGTGCTCCGCGCTGAGGTCGATCTCGCCGGGCACCACCGAGCCGGGCGGGAGGTCCCCCGCGATGATCCGCTCGAGGAGGGCGTCGGCGACCTGGTCGACCAGGGACGGGCGGGCCATGGTGCTCCTCCTCGGCGCGTTGGACGGCTGGCAGCGGCACCTGTGCATGCTCCCGGCTCTGGGACAAGAGCCTAGCAATCACGCCATGTCAGATGTCTGGTCTTCTGCCGGGGAGAGGCCGAGCGTTGACCGCGTGTCGCAGCTCACATAAGATGTCTGACATCTTACAGGCCGACCTACGGGCCCGGAACTCACCGAGGATCTCATGACCACCACCACACTCGTCCGGCTGGGACTGGCCGCCGTCGCGGTCATCCTGGGACTGATCATCAAGGGCAGGGTGCATCCCTTCCTGGCCCTGATGGAGGACTGCGGCCCGCGGATGCTGCAGGGCGAGGCGGTCGAGGTCCGCTCCGCCCTGGACATCTTCGTCACGGACATGGGCCTGGTCACCGACGCGGCCCGGGCGGTCGCCCAGCCCGTGCCGCTGGCCGCCGCGGCCGAGCAGCTCTACGTGCGCGGCCGCCGCGAGGGCCACGGCCGGCACGACGACTCCTCGGTCTACGACATCCTCCGCCCCCGCTAGCCCCGCCCCGGCCCCGGCCCCACCTCTGCTGCGGGCGCCCCCACCCCGCGACTGACCACGCGTCCCCCGACTGACCACGCGTTCCCGTGGCCAGTCGGGGGACGCGTGGTCGGTCGCGGACTTTCGGGCGGCTCTGTGGCCGGAGCTCGAGACCCGTCAGCCCTGGGAAGGCGGGCCGGTCAGGCCCGGGGGCTCGGGGCGGCGACGAGCTCCTCGCGCATCTCCGCCACCGCCGCGCGGACCGCGGCCATCACGGCCTGCACGGCCGGGCGGCGCAGCAGGTCCGACCGGGAGACCACCCAGTACTCCACCGGGAACCACAGCTCTTCCGGGAAGAGCCGCACCAGCTCCGGGACGCGCTCGGCGAGGTAGCAGGGCAGCAGCCCGATCCCGGCGCCGGCCCGGGTGAGCTCCACGTGCACCACCGAGGAGGTCGCGCCCACGCCCTGGCGCATCCGCGGGAACCGCCGGCGCGGGATGTCGAGCTCCGCGACGTCCTGCATGGAGTCCACGAAGTAGATCAGCGGGTGCTCCTGCACCTGCTCGGGCGTGCGCAGCGGCGGGTGGGCGGCGAGGTAGTCCCGCGAGGCGTAGACGCCCAGGGAGTAGTCGGCCAGGTGGGAGGCCTCCTTGCGGGAGACCTCCGGGCGCCCGACGACCACCTCCAGGTCGATGCCCACCGGGTTCGTCTGCGCCCGCCGGGCGGCGTTGATCATCTCCAGCCGCACCCCGGGGTGCTCCTGGACGACGTGGCGCATGGCCGCGCCCATGACCACGCCCCCGAACCCGTCCGGGGCCAGTGCCCGCACCACGCCGCTGATCGAGTTGCCGCGCCCGCCGGGCCCCAGGGGAAGGGCATCCATGGCGTGCTCGATCTCCTCGCCGGCGGCCACGAACTTCCGGCCCAGCTCGCTGGGCTCCCACATGTCCCCGGAGCGCACGAGCAGCCGGGCCCCCACGGCTCTCTCGAGCCCGGCCATCCGCCGCGACACGGTGGTGTGACTGAACCCGAGGTCCGCCGCGGCACCCGTGTAGGACCCGTGGCGGACCACGGCGAGCAGCAGCAGGAGGTCATCAGCGCCGTGCGACAAGGGGCTTCTCCTCCGGGACGGAGCGCAGCACCGGTGACTGCGCACATCTGGGCGTCATGTGCATTTTTGCACAGGTGCCGCGAGCGCATGGTCATTGTGAAGCGCACCACAGATCCGCACACTGTAGGCAAACATTGTGACCACAGTCACCGTTCATCCAGCAGCAGGAGAATCCCATGAGCACTGAGGACAGGGTCGCCGCCTCGGCGGACCCGAACGACTCGCCGGAGAACCGGGGCGGGCTGAAGAAGGTCGTGGCGGCCTCGATGGCCGGCACGGTCGTGGAGTGGTACGAGTTCTTCCTCTTCGCCACGGCCTCCACGCTGGTCTTCGGCCAGCTGTTCTTCGTGGACACCGGCAACCCGCTGGACGGCATCCTCAAGGCGTTCCTGATCTACGCGGTGGGCTTCGTCGCCCGCCCGCTGGGCGGCATCGTCTTCGGCCACTTCGGCGACAAGTACGGCCGCAAGCACCTGCTGCAGATCTCGATCGTCATGGTCGGCGCCGCCACGTTCCTGATGGGCTGCCTGCCCGGCTTCCAGCAGGTCGGCTACTGGGCCCCCGCCATGCTCGTGGTGCTGCGCTTCGTGCAGGGCTTCGCGGTGGGCGGCGAGTGGGGCGGCGCCGTGCTGCTCGTGGCCGAGCACTCCCCCAACAAGGAGCGCGGCTTCTGGTCCAGCTGGCCGCAGGCCGCCGTGCCGCTGGGCAACCTGCTGGCCACCGTCGTGCTGCTCACCCTCTCGTTCACCCTCTCCGAGGAGGCGTTCCTCTCCTGGGGCTGGCGCGTGGGCTTCTGGCTCTCGATCGTCATCGTGGCCATCGGCTACTACATCCGCACCCACGTCACCGACGCCGCGATCTTCAAGGAGGCCCAGCAGGAGGTCCGCGAGGAGAAGTCCGCGGCCTACGGCGTGGGCGAGGTCTTCCGCCGCTACCCCCGCGGCGTCTTCGGCGCCATGGGCCTGCGCTTCGCGGAGAACATCCTCTACTACGTGGTGGTGACCTTCTCGATCACCTACCTGTCCACCCAGCGGGACGTGGACACCAGCCGGATCCTCCTGCTGCTGCTGATCGCCCACGTCATCCACGCGATCTGCGTGCCGCTCGTGGGCCGGGCCACCGACAAGGTGGGCCGGCGCCCGATGTACGCCGCCGGCGCCGCCCTGGGTGCCTTCTGGGCCTTCGTCGCGTTCCCGATGTTCGACACCGACAACAGCTTCATCATCCTCGCGGCCATCACCCTGGGCCTGATGATCCACGCGCTCATGTACGCCGGGCAGCCGGCCATCATGGCCGAGATGTTCCCCACCCGGATGCGCTACTCGGGCGTCTCCCTGGGCTACCAGGTGACCTCGATCGTGGCCGGCTCGCTGGCGCCGATCATCGCGACCGCCCTGCTGCGCGAGTTCAACTCGTGGGTGCCGATCGCCATCTACATCGCCGCGGCCTGCCTCATCACCCTGATCGCCGTGGCGACGCTGCGCGAGACCAAGGGCATCTCCCTCCAGGACGTCGACGCCGAGGACCGGCGCCGGCTCTCCGAGGAGAAGGCCGCCCGGGACCGGACCTCCTGATTCCCGCCGTCCTGCCCCGCCCGCGCCCAGCGGCGGACCGGTTCCCCGGTCCGCCGCTGGGCGCACTGTGCATGACCCCCGCTGCGGGGCGCCCCGCAGTTCACGACCTCGCAGTTCACGACCTCGCAGTTCACGACCTCGCAGCTCACGACCTCGCAGTTCACGACCTCGCTGAAGGGAACACACGATGACCACCATCACCTGGATCGGCCTCGGCCACATGGGCAACCCGATGTCCGCGAACCTCGTCCGGGCGGGCCACGAGGTCCGCGGCCACGACGTCAGCGCCGACGCCATGGCCGCCGCCCGGGACAAGGGCGTGCAGACGTTCGACAGCATGGAGGAGGCCCTCCAGGGGGCGGAGATCGTGTTCACGATGCTGCCCAAGGGCGAGCACGCCCGCGCGGTCTACCTCGGGAACACCGGCGTCATCGCGCTCGCGCCGAAGAACGCGCTGCTCGTGGACAGCTCCACGATCGACGTGGAGACCGCGCTGGAGCTGCACCGGGCCGCCCGGGAGGCCGGCTTCCGCTTCGTGGACGCGCCGGTCTCCGGCGGCATCAGCGGCGCCGCCGCCGGCACCCTGACGTTCATGGTCGGCGGGGAGGCCGACGACGTCGCGGCCGCCTCCGCCTGCATCGAGCCGATGGCGCGCAAGATCGTGGCCACAGGCGAGGCCGGCACCGGCCAGTCGGCCAAGATCGTCAACAACATGATGCTGTTCATCTGCCTCGAGGCCTGCGCCGAGGGCTCCGTGCTCGCCGACCGGCTGGGCCTGGACCCGAAGGTGTTCTGGGACATCGCCTCGGTGTCCTCCGGCAACTCCTGGGCCCTGCAGACCTGGTACCCCGTGCCCGGCATCGTGGACTCCGCCGCGGCCAACAACAACTTCGAGGCCACCTTCAGCGCGACCCTCGCCGCCAAGGACGCCGGCCTGGCCCTGATGGCCGGCGAGCAGACCGGCGTGCGGCTGCCGGCCGCGGAGCTCGTGGCCGAGCGGCTGCAGCAGCTCATCGACGAGGGCTACGGGGACAAGGACTGCTCCCTCATCACCAAGTACGCCGCCCCGGACGGGAAGATCCCGGGCTGGGACCCGGAGAAGGCCTGAGCGGCGACCACACACCACAGGAGGACACCATGCAGGACACCAAGCAGAGCGCCGAGGTGCGCGCGCAGCAGGACGCCGAGCAGGGCGCCCAGGACCCTCGGGGTGCCGGGGAGGTCATCGAGCACTTCATCGACGGGAGGCGTCACGGCGGCTCGGAGCGGACCGCGCCCGTCTACAACCCCGCGACCGGGCAGGTGGCCAAGCAGGTGCTGCTGGCCTCGGCCGAGGAGGTCGCCACCGCCGTGGAGGCCGCCGAGGCCGCCCTGCGCGGCTGGCGGGCG
Protein-coding sequences here:
- a CDS encoding FadR/GntR family transcriptional regulator gives rise to the protein MARPSLVDQVADALLERIIAGDLPPGSVVPGEIDLSAEHQVSRMTVREAIKTLGAQRILRVERGRGTFVNPVSRWASLDAVIRAVSEGQDDAAAAVQLIELRRFLETGACELAAGRLSAEELDGMARDADAMEDAHRARDVAAFVTADLRFHERILQASGNVFIAVLFEPLHRVLTERRAQTSRVPEIQAHAIAEHRKIVSALASADPARARQAMDEHMQQTLADLKTYVLGDTSPADR
- a CDS encoding NAD-binding protein, giving the protein MTTTTLVRLGLAAVAVILGLIIKGRVHPFLALMEDCGPRMLQGEAVEVRSALDIFVTDMGLVTDAARAVAQPVPLAAAAEQLYVRGRREGHGRHDDSSVYDILRPR
- a CDS encoding LysR family transcriptional regulator; translation: MSHGADDLLLLLAVVRHGSYTGAAADLGFSHTTVSRRMAGLERAVGARLLVRSGDMWEPSELGRKFVAAGEEIEHAMDALPLGPGGRGNSISGVVRALAPDGFGGVVMGAAMRHVVQEHPGVRLEMINAARRAQTNPVGIDLEVVVGRPEVSRKEASHLADYSLGVYASRDYLAAHPPLRTPEQVQEHPLIYFVDSMQDVAELDIPRRRFPRMRQGVGATSSVVHVELTRAGAGIGLLPCYLAERVPELVRLFPEELWFPVEYWVVSRSDLLRRPAVQAVMAAVRAAVAEMREELVAAPSPRA
- a CDS encoding MFS transporter, with the protein product MSTEDRVAASADPNDSPENRGGLKKVVAASMAGTVVEWYEFFLFATASTLVFGQLFFVDTGNPLDGILKAFLIYAVGFVARPLGGIVFGHFGDKYGRKHLLQISIVMVGAATFLMGCLPGFQQVGYWAPAMLVVLRFVQGFAVGGEWGGAVLLVAEHSPNKERGFWSSWPQAAVPLGNLLATVVLLTLSFTLSEEAFLSWGWRVGFWLSIVIVAIGYYIRTHVTDAAIFKEAQQEVREEKSAAYGVGEVFRRYPRGVFGAMGLRFAENILYYVVVTFSITYLSTQRDVDTSRILLLLLIAHVIHAICVPLVGRATDKVGRRPMYAAGAALGAFWAFVAFPMFDTDNSFIILAAITLGLMIHALMYAGQPAIMAEMFPTRMRYSGVSLGYQVTSIVAGSLAPIIATALLREFNSWVPIAIYIAAACLITLIAVATLRETKGISLQDVDAEDRRRLSEEKAARDRTS
- the mmsB gene encoding 3-hydroxyisobutyrate dehydrogenase, producing the protein MTTITWIGLGHMGNPMSANLVRAGHEVRGHDVSADAMAAARDKGVQTFDSMEEALQGAEIVFTMLPKGEHARAVYLGNTGVIALAPKNALLVDSSTIDVETALELHRAAREAGFRFVDAPVSGGISGAAAGTLTFMVGGEADDVAAASACIEPMARKIVATGEAGTGQSAKIVNNMMLFICLEACAEGSVLADRLGLDPKVFWDIASVSSGNSWALQTWYPVPGIVDSAAANNNFEATFSATLAAKDAGLALMAGEQTGVRLPAAELVAERLQQLIDEGYGDKDCSLITKYAAPDGKIPGWDPEKA